GGCTCCACGCCGGCGGTGGCCATGCCCAGCACCTTGGCCATGGGCTTGAGGCCATGACGCTGTACGGCGTCTTCGCTGGCGATCAGCATGGCGGCGGCGCCATCGTTCACGCCGGAGGCGTTACCGGCGGTCACGCTGCCACCTTCGCGGAACGGGGTCGGCAGCCTGGCCAGCTTCTCAACCGTGGTGCCCGGACGCAGGTGCTCGTCGTCGGCGAAGATCAGCGGCTCCTGCTTGCGGCGGGGAATTTCTACCGGCACGATTTCTTCGGCAAAGCGGCCGTTGCGCTGGGACTCGGCGGCCTTCTCCTGGGAGCGGGCGGCAAAGGCGTCCTGATCTTCCCGGGAGATGTTGAACTGCTCGGCCACGTTCTCGGCGGTTTCCGGCATGGAGTCCACGCCGTACTGGGCCTTCATCAGCGGGTTGATAAAGCGCCAGCCGATGGTGGTGTCTTCAATGCCCTGGTTGCGGCTGAAGGCGGTGTCGGCCTTGCCCATCACATAGGGGGCGCGGGACATGGATTCCACGCCACCGGCCAGCACCAGATCCATCTCGCCGGCCTTGACGGCGCGCACGGCGGTGCCAACTGCATCCATACCGGAGCCGCACAGGCGGTTGATGGTGGTGCCGGGTACGCTTACCGGCAGACCGGCCAGCAGGGAGGACATGCGCGCCACGTTGCGGTTGTCTTCACCGGCCTGGTTGGCACAGCCCATGATGACTTCATCGATGGCGGCCGGGTCCAGATCCGGCGCCTGGGCCAGCACGGCTTCAAATACGCGGGCAGCCAGGTCGTCGGGACGCACCGCCGCCAGGGTGCCGCCAAAGCGGCCAATGGCGGTACGGCGGGGATGACACAGATAAACCGGCTTCATTGGGCGGCCTCCTGGGAGATCGGCTTGGCGTGGTGCTCGGCAGTGCGGGCCTTGAGGTCACGCAGAATGGCCAGCTCCTCGGCGCTCGGCTCGGGAGTCAGCGCCAGCTCGTCGGCAAAGCGTACCGGCCAGCCGGTGGCCTCACGTACCTGCTCTTGAGTCACGCCCGGGTGCAGGGAAACCACGGTCAGTTCCCTGGTCTCGGCATCGGGAGCCATCACGCACAGATCGGTGATGACCTTGGTCGGGCCACGGCCAATATTGGGCACACCGTCCCGGCCCTTGCCGTCGCGACCGTAGCCCAGGGTGGTGATGAAGTCGACCGCTTCCACAAAGGCGCGAGGAGAATGCTTCAGGGTGATGAATACTTCCCTGGCGTTGGAGGCGATCTCGGGGGCGCCGCCGCCGCCGGGCAGGCGAACCTTGGGCGACTGGTAATCACCAATCAGGGTGGTATTCAGGTTGGCGTACTTGTCGATCTGAGCGGTACCAAGAAAGCCCACGTCGATGTGGCCGCCCTGCAACCAGTAGCGGAACATCTCGGGCACGGCCACCGTCGTCAGCGCCTGCTCGCACAGCTCACCGTCACCGATGGACAGCGGCAGAATGTCGGGTTTGGTCTGCAGGGTGCCGGATTCGTAGATCAGGGTCACGTCGGGGGCGTGGGTCAGGCGGGCCAGGTTGGCGGCCTCGCTGGGCAGGCCGATGCCCACAAAACAGGTCATGCCGTTGCTCAGGGCGCGAGCGGCGGTGACCGTCATCATTTCTGAAGAGGTGTATTGGAGCGTCATTATGCCTGCCCTCCTGCGTTGTAAACGTTCTGCTGCAGCCAGTCGTTGAAGGTGTCACGATCACGGGAGATCGCGTCCCACTCCTTGTAGAAGCTGTTGTTTCTCGGGTAATAGCCGTGGGCGTAGGACGGCGCGGCACCACCTTTTACCTCGGCAATGGCGGTAATGGCCCAGCCCGGGATCACGCAGGCGTTGGCATCGGCCTGCAGATCGTCGACGATCTCTTCCACGGTGACGATGCTGTGCCTGGCCGCCAGCACCGCTTCCTTCTGCACACCCACGATGCCGGATACCAGCACGTTGCCTTTGCGGTCGGCGCGCTGGGCGTGAACGATGCTCACATCCGGACGTACCGCCGGCACCGCCGCCAGCCGTTCGCCGGTAAAGGGACATTCGATAAAGCGGATCTGGGAGTTCACCTTGGGCAAGTCGCTGCCGATGTAACCGCGCAGCACCGCCAGGGGCAGACCGGCCGCGCCCGCTTCATAGGCACAGGCCATGGCCGCATGGCTGTGCTCGAAGATTTCCAGCTTGCGGGGGAAGCCCCGCTCCACGGCGTCGCGCAGACGGTGCAGCGAGCCCACGCCGGGGTTACCGCCCCAGGAGAAGATCAGTTTTTCGGCGCAACCGGCGCCGATCAGCTGATCGTAGAGAATATCGGGGGTCATGCGGATCAGCGTCAGACCACGCTTTTCCTGACGAATGATTTCGTGTCCCGCGGCAAAGGGGATCAGGTGGGTAAAACCCTCCATGGCGACGGTAGCGCCGTCCTGGAGATAACGGGCAACCGCGTCGTGCAGGCTCATGAATTGGGCCATGAGTATCGCCTCCCTGGTGGATATGTTCGCAATACGAACCTTGGTTTGCATTGCGAACATGTTTACTCCGGTTTTATGGGAGTGGCAAACCCCGTTTGCAGGAAAAAGTTGGGCGATCGAATTAAACAACTGAAAAATAAGAATTTATTTTTTGTGATCGAGATCTCAAAGAGAGCATTTACAAAACACAGGTTCGTTATGCGAACTTTTTGCTACCATAAATGCCGTTTCATCTCGTTACAGGAAGGACATCATGACCACCGAAGACCGGCTCAGCCCGCAAGACCGGGATTTCGTCGCCGCCCTGGCCAGCGGCCTGGAGGTACTGCAGGCCTTTGACCAGCACCATGGGCGCATGACCCTGAGTGAAGTGGCGGCCCGTACCGGCATGGACAGGGCCAAGGCCCGGCGTTTTTTGCTGACCCTGCACGCTCTGGGTTATCTCGACAAACAGCAGCGCCACTTTGCACTGACCCCCAGGGTGCTGCAACTGGGCAACGCCTTTCTGGCCGCCAACCCGCACCGGGTGGTGATTCAGCATTATCTGGAAGAGATCACACGGGAAATTGGTGAGTCCACCTCACTCGCGGTGCTCGACGGCGACGAGGTCGTCTACATTGCCCGCTCCGCCGCCGAACACCGGCTGATGGCCATACGGCTGTCGGTGGGCACCCGGTTGCCCGCGGCCTACACCTCCATGGGGCGGGTGTTGCTGGCCCAGTTGCCTGAAGAGCAGCTGAGCCATTACCTGGAAACCGTGCAGCTGCGTGCGCACACGACCCACAGCATTACCGACAAACAGGCCCTGCGCCGGGCCCTGGAGCGAGTGCGCCGGCAGGGCTACGCCATTGTGGATCAGGAGCTGGACTCGGGCCTGCGCTCGCTGGCGGTGCCGGCGTTTGATCAACAGGGCCGGCTGCTTGGCGCCATCAACATCAGCACCAACGCCGCCCGGGTCGACATGGATACCCTCACCGGGCGCTTTCTGCCGTTGCTGCTGGAAAAGGCCCGGCTGATCCAGGACGCCCTGGCGGGCTGACTCAGGGGTAACGTCCGCTCAGCCGGTTTTCCACCAGCTCCGCCAGTATGGTGTTGACCAGCCGCATCGCCGCATTGGGGTTCTCGCCCCGGCGGCGTGAGGCGATCACCGGAATGCTGAGCTGTTCGTCCCGCACCGGCACAAACTCCACCCCTTCCCGCTTGAGCTTGTGCACCTGCTCCGGCACCAGGGCAAAGCCCATCTCCGAGGCCACCAGCGACAGTGCCGTCTGCAGATCGTTAACCTGCTGAATCACATTGAGTTTCAGGCCGCGGCGGTGAAACAGCCCCAGGGCCACGTCGGCAAAACTGGGGCCGGAGCCGGCGGGAAAGGTGACCATGGGCACCTCCGCCAGCTCCGCCATGGTGGGCGACTCGCGGGTCAGAGGGTGGGAAGACGGCAGGGCGGCGATCAGCGGCTCGTTGAACAGTACCTCCTGCTCCACGTCGGCATCGTCAATGCGTACCCGGCCAAAACCGATGTCGATTTTGCCGCTCTTGAGCGCCTCGATCTGATCCTGGGTCTTGAGCTCGTGCAGCACAATTTCCAGATTCTTGTTGCGCCTCAGCCGGCGCACCATCAGCGGCAGCTGGCCGTAAAACACCGACGGCACAAAGCCGATGGCAAACACGGTTTTGCGCAGCTGGGCAATTTGCCGGGTGCCTTCAATGCTGGCCTCCAGCCGCTCCATGATGGTGCGGGCCTGCTGCAGAAAATACAGTCCTCCCTGGGTCAGCTCCAGCCCCCGGGGCTTGCGAATAAACAGCTGCACCCCCAGCTCCTCTTCCAGCTGCTTGATCTGCCGGGTCAGGGGCGGCTGGGCGATAAACAGCCGCTCCGCCGCCCGGGTCAGGTTCAGCTCTTCGGCCACGGCAATAAAATAACGCAGGTGCCTCAGCTCCATCCATACCTCCAGGGTATTGGTTGTGACTTAATCAATATTGGTGGGTATTGCTGCAGAATTGTAACCTCGTCGCAACACAGTGTTATCACTTGAGGCGAAAGAGGTTACATGGCAGCAATCATTCAGTCCATCGAGGCAATCCTGGTCGACATTCCGACCATACGGCCGCACAAGCTTTCCATGGCCACCATGGGCGTTCAGACCATGGTGATCGTGCGCATCAAGGACAGCGATGGCCTGGAAGGCCTGGGCGAAGCCACCACCATCGGCGGCCTGGCCTACGGCCCGGAAAGCCCCGAAAGCGTCAAGCTGACCATCGACACCTACTTCTCGCCCCTGCTGCTGAACCAGCCCGCCGAGGCCATCAATACCCTCAGGGTAAGGCTCAACCGGGCCACCCGCGGCAACAACCTGGCCAAGTCCGCCATCGAGACCGCCCTGCTCGATCTCATGGGCAAGCGCCTCAACCAGCCCCTGCACCAGCTGCTGGGCGGCGCCGTGCACCAGCACATTCCGGTGCTCTGGACCCTGGCCAGCGGCGACACTCAAACCGATATCGACGAGGCCAGGCGCCTGCTCGCCGACCAGCGCCACTGCGACTTCAAACTCAAAATCGGCAGCCGCGCGCTGATGGACGACGTGCGCCATGTGGCCGCCATCAAGGCCGCCGTGGGCGACAGCGCCAGCGTGCGGGTGGATGTGAATCAGGCCTGGGATGAAAGCACCGCCGCCCGGGGCATGGCCGAGCTGCAGGCCGCCGGCATCGATCTGGTCGAGCAGCCCACCCCCATGAAGGAGCACGCCGCCCTGGTGCGGCTGTCGCAGCAGTTTCACCTGCCCATTCTGGCGGATGAAGCCGTGGCCGACGCCACCGACATGTTCACCCTGGCCTCGGCCGGCTTTGCCGGCGCGGTGGCGCTCAAGATCGCCAAGGCCGGCGGCCCGCTGCAGGCGCTGAAGGTGGCCAATGTGGCCAGCGCCGCCGGCATCGGCCTCTATGGCGGCACCCTGCTGGAAGGCACCATCGGCACCGTCGCCGCCCTGCACGCCTGGTCCACCCTGGACACCCTGCACTGGGGCACCGAAATGTTTGGCCCGTTGCTGCTGAAGGACGACATCGTGGAAACGCCGCTGAACTTCCATAACAACGGCGTGACCCTGCCCGCCGGGCCAGGCCTGGGCGTCACCCTCAACGAAGACAAGCTGGCGGAATACCGCCGCAAGTCATCACTCGCCCCCCACGCGTAACAGGAAGAAAACCATGCTGTTTAAAGTCGAAATGAAGGTCAATCTGCCCCACGACATGCCGGCCGAGGTGGCCGCCGAGATAAAGGCCCGGGAGAAGGCCTATGCCCAGGAGCTGCAGACCCGGGGCAAATGGCGCCACCTGTGGCGGGTGGCCGGCAGCTACGCCAACGTCAGCATTTTTGATGTGGCCGACAACGCCGAGCTGCAGGAGCTGATCAGCAACCTGCCGCTGTTTCCCTACATGGACATTCAGGTGGCGCCCCTGTGCCGGCACCCGTCCTCCATTCATTCGGATGACCGTTAACCGACGTTCGTCACCCCTACGACCAAATCATAAAAAAGATGCAAGGAGCCAAGGCAATGTCAGTCAAAACCATGCATACCCCCGAGGTAAAAGAGCTGCTGGAAAAAGTCGCCGGCCTGAACCAGGCCGGTGGCAACGAGCGGGTCAAGACCATAGTGCACCGCGTGATGCACGATGTGTTTCAGATCATTGAGGATCTGGACATCACCCCGGAAGAGTTCTGGAACGCCGTGTACTACATCAACGACCTGGGCAAGAACGGCGAAGCCGCCCTGCTCGCCCCCGGCCTGGGCATGGACAAGTACCTGGACATTCGCATGGATGCCGCCGACGAGCAGGCCGGCCTGGCCGGCGGCACCCCGCGCACCATTGAAGGCCCGCTGTACGTGGCCGGTGCCCCGGAGTCCGAGGGCTTCGCCCGCATGGACGACGGCACTCAGGACGGCGAGACCATGATCCTGACCGGCGTGGTCACCGACCAGGACGGCCAGCCCCTGCCCGACACCCTGGTGGAGATCTGGCACGCCGACCTCAAGGGCGGCTACTCCTACTTCGACAAGTCCCAGAGCGAATACAACCTGCGCCGCAGCATTCGCACCGATGCCAACGGCCGCTACACCGCGCAAAGCATCATTCCGTCCGGTTACGGCTGCCCGCCCGAGGGTTCAACCCAGGCGCTGCTGAACCAGCTGGGCCGCCACGGCCGCCGCCCGGCCCACATTCACTTCTTTGTGTCGCAGCCGGGCTACAAGCACCTGACCACCCAGATCAACCTGGCCGGTGACGAATACACCTACGACGACTTCGCCTTCGCCACCCGCGAAGAGCTGGTGTGCGACGCCGTGCGCATCGAAGACAGCGCCGCCGCCGAGCAGTACGGCCTGAACCGGCCGTTCACCAAGGTGGAGTTCAATATTCAGCTGGTGGCATCCGACAAACCCGAGCACCAGCAGCGCCACGAGCGCAAGCGCGCCCTGGAAGACGACATCGCCTGAACCTGACACGGCTGCCTGCAGCCGGCCGGCCCGCTTCAGGCGGGCCGGGCAGTAACATCACATGGAGTGAGAAACATGACTCGCCAACTCGACCGACTCGAACAAAAAATCCGTGGCGCGGTGGAAGCCGATCCGCAAACCGGCCACTACCGCTGCGACCGGGGCATCTTCACCGACCAGGAACTGTTTGACCTGGAAATGAAGCACATCTTTGAAGGCAACTGGGTCTACCTGGCCCACGAAAGCCAGGTGGAAAACCCCGGTGATTACTACACCACCACGGTGGGCCGCCAGCCGGTGGTGATCACCCGCACCAAGGACGGCGAGCTGCGCGCGCTGCTGAACACCTGCTCCCACCGGGGCGCCACCCTGTGCCGCAAGAAGCGCGGCAACAAGGCCTCGTTCACCTGCCCCTTTCACGGCTGGACCTTCAAGAACGACGGCAAACTGCTCAAGGCCCGGGATCAGAAAAAAGGCGGCTACCCCGAGAGCTTCAGCACCGACGGCTCTCACGATCTGAAGCAACTGCCGAAGTTCGAGTCCTATCGCGGCTTTCTGTTTGGCAGCCTGAGCGCCGACGTGCAGCCGCTGCAGGAGTATCTGGGGGAAACCACCAAGATCATCGACAACATGGTCGATCAGGCGCAGGACGGCATCGAAATTCTGCGCGGCAGCTCCACCTACACCTATGAAGGCAACTGGAAGCTGACCGCCGAAAACGGCGCCGACGGCTACCACGTGGGCACGGTGCACTGGAACTACCTGTCCACCATGGGCCAGCGCAACTACGACAAGGGCGGCACCGAGGCGGTGGACGCCAAGAGCTGGTCCAACGAAGGCGGCTTCTACTCCTTTGACAACGGCCACATGATGCTGTGGACCCGGCTCACCAATCCTCAGGTGCGTCCGGTGTTCAACCACCTGGAGCGGCTGCAGAACGAGCTGGGCGAAGCCCGGGCCGACGCCATCGTCAACACCACCAAGAACCTGTGCCTGTACCCCAACGTGTATCTGATGGATCAGTTCTCCACCCAGATCCGGGTACTGCGCCCGATTTCCGTTAACAAGACCGAAATCACCATCTACTGCTGGGCGCCGAAGAACGAGCCGGCGGCGGATCGCGCCAAGCGCCTGCGCCAGTATGAAGACTTCTTCAACGTCAGCGGCATGGGCACCCCGGACGATCTGGAAGAATTCCGCGCCTGCCAGAACGGCTACCAGGCCAGCGGCCTGAAATGGAACGACATGAGCCGGGGCGCCGCCCACTGGATCGAGGGCCCGGATGCGGGCGCCGAGCGCATTGGCCTTCAGCCCATTCTGAGCGGCGCCAGGCCGGAAGACGAGGGCCTGTATGTCACCCACCACCAGCACTGGGTCAAAGAAATGCTGCAGGCGGTTCAGACCGAACGCGCCCGGCTGATTTCCATTCAGGAACAGGAGACTTGCGCATGAGCATGAGCTTTGAACAGATCCAGGCCTTTGTGTTTCGCGAAGCCCGCCTGCTTGACGATCGCCAGTGGGACGAGTGGCTGGCCTGCTACCACCCCGAGGCGGTGTACTGGATGCCCGCCTGGGACGATGAGGACAAGCTGACCGAGGATCCCCAGACCGAGATCTCGCTGATCTACTACCCCAACCGGGAAGGCCTGGAAGATCGCGTGTACCGCATCAAGACCGAGCGTTCCGGCGCCAGCTCCCTGCCCGAGCCGCGCACCACGCACCTGACCAGCAACCTGGAAATCCTGGAGCAGCAGGGCCACACCGTGAAGCTGCGCTTTAACTGGCAGACTCACAGCCACCGCTACCACAAGACGGAGACCTATTTCGGCACCTCCTTCTACACCCTGGACACCAGCGGCGAGCAGCCGGTGATCACCGAGAAAAAGGTGATTCTGAACAACGACTACATCAATCAGGTGATTGATATCTATCACCTGTAACAGGTGGGGAAAGCATTATGAGTTACAACATTGCCCTCAACTTTGAAGACGGCGTTACCCGTTTCATCACCTGCAACGACGGCGAAACCGTGCTGGATGCGGCCTATCGCAACCAGATCAACCTGCCCATGGACTGCTCCGACGGCGTGTGCGGCACCTGCAAGGGCAGCTGCCATCAGGGCGACTTTGAGCTCGGCGACGAATACATCGACGAGGCTCTGACCGACGAGGAAGTGGCCGACGGCAAAATTCTGACCTGCCAGATGATTCCCGTCAGCGACTGCGTGGTGGAGATTCCGGCCGCGTCCACCCTGTGCAAAACCGGCACCGCCGAGATCGGCGGCACCCTGGCCGAGGTCAACCTGATCTCGCCCACCGCCATCGAGCTGAAGGTGACCGCAGATCAGGACATCGCCTTTTTGCCCGGCCAGTACGTCAACATCGGCGTACCGGGCACCGAGGAAGTACGCGCCTACTCCTTCAGCTCACTGCCGGGCAGCCGGGAGCTGAGCTTTTTGATCCGCAACGTACCGGGCGGCCTGATGAGCTCCTGGCTGGTGGGTCAGGCCAAGACCGGTGACCGCCTCAGCCTGAACGGCCCCCTGGGCGTGTTCTATCTGCGCCCGCTGGCACTGCCGGTACTGATGCTGGCCGGTGGCACCGGCCTGGCCCCCTTCCTGGCCATGCTGGAAGAGCTTCGGGTGAAGGGCTGCGATCAGCCGGTGCACCTGCTTTACGGCGTGACCAACGACGATGACCTGGTCGGGGTCGAGGCCTTGCAGCAGTTTGCCGCCGACATCGACAACTTCACCTTCAAAACCGTGGTGGCCAATCCCGACAGCGCGCACCCGCACAAAGGCTATGTAACCAACCACATGGAAGACGCCCCCATCGGCCACGGCGAAGTGGACGTGTATCTGTGCGGCCCGCCCCCCATGGTGGATGCGGTGCTGGGTTACT
The Oceanimonas pelagia genome window above contains:
- a CDS encoding CoA transferase subunit A → MAQFMSLHDAVARYLQDGATVAMEGFTHLIPFAAGHEIIRQEKRGLTLIRMTPDILYDQLIGAGCAEKLIFSWGGNPGVGSLHRLRDAVERGFPRKLEIFEHSHAAMACAYEAGAAGLPLAVLRGYIGSDLPKVNSQIRFIECPFTGERLAAVPAVRPDVSIVHAQRADRKGNVLVSGIVGVQKEAVLAARHSIVTVEEIVDDLQADANACVIPGWAITAIAEVKGGAAPSYAHGYYPRNNSFYKEWDAISRDRDTFNDWLQQNVYNAGGQA
- a CDS encoding IclR family transcriptional regulator domain-containing protein is translated as MTTEDRLSPQDRDFVAALASGLEVLQAFDQHHGRMTLSEVAARTGMDRAKARRFLLTLHALGYLDKQQRHFALTPRVLQLGNAFLAANPHRVVIQHYLEEITREIGESTSLAVLDGDEVVYIARSAAEHRLMAIRLSVGTRLPAAYTSMGRVLLAQLPEEQLSHYLETVQLRAHTTHSITDKQALRRALERVRRQGYAIVDQELDSGLRSLAVPAFDQQGRLLGAINISTNAARVDMDTLTGRFLPLLLEKARLIQDALAG
- the benB gene encoding benzoate 1,2-dioxygenase small subunit, yielding MSMSFEQIQAFVFREARLLDDRQWDEWLACYHPEAVYWMPAWDDEDKLTEDPQTEISLIYYPNREGLEDRVYRIKTERSGASSLPEPRTTHLTSNLEILEQQGHTVKLRFNWQTHSHRYHKTETYFGTSFYTLDTSGEQPVITEKKVILNNDYINQVIDIYHL
- a CDS encoding LysR family transcriptional regulator, whose product is MELRHLRYFIAVAEELNLTRAAERLFIAQPPLTRQIKQLEEELGVQLFIRKPRGLELTQGGLYFLQQARTIMERLEASIEGTRQIAQLRKTVFAIGFVPSVFYGQLPLMVRRLRRNKNLEIVLHELKTQDQIEALKSGKIDIGFGRVRIDDADVEQEVLFNEPLIAALPSSHPLTRESPTMAELAEVPMVTFPAGSGPSFADVALGLFHRRGLKLNVIQQVNDLQTALSLVASEMGFALVPEQVHKLKREGVEFVPVRDEQLSIPVIASRRRGENPNAAMRLVNTILAELVENRLSGRYP
- the benC gene encoding benzoate 1,2-dioxygenase electron transfer component BenC, which produces MSYNIALNFEDGVTRFITCNDGETVLDAAYRNQINLPMDCSDGVCGTCKGSCHQGDFELGDEYIDEALTDEEVADGKILTCQMIPVSDCVVEIPAASTLCKTGTAEIGGTLAEVNLISPTAIELKVTADQDIAFLPGQYVNIGVPGTEEVRAYSFSSLPGSRELSFLIRNVPGGLMSSWLVGQAKTGDRLSLNGPLGVFYLRPLALPVLMLAGGTGLAPFLAMLEELRVKGCDQPVHLLYGVTNDDDLVGVEALQQFAADIDNFTFKTVVANPDSAHPHKGYVTNHMEDAPIGHGEVDVYLCGPPPMVDAVLGYFRDQGIEPHSFHYEKFSPSVTGVGEPVA
- a CDS encoding CoA-transferase subunit beta, which translates into the protein MTLQYTSSEMMTVTAARALSNGMTCFVGIGLPSEAANLARLTHAPDVTLIYESGTLQTKPDILPLSIGDGELCEQALTTVAVPEMFRYWLQGGHIDVGFLGTAQIDKYANLNTTLIGDYQSPKVRLPGGGGAPEIASNAREVFITLKHSPRAFVEAVDFITTLGYGRDGKGRDGVPNIGRGPTKVITDLCVMAPDAETRELTVVSLHPGVTQEQVREATGWPVRFADELALTPEPSAEELAILRDLKARTAEHHAKPISQEAAQ
- a CDS encoding muconate/chloromuconate family cycloisomerase, with translation MAAIIQSIEAILVDIPTIRPHKLSMATMGVQTMVIVRIKDSDGLEGLGEATTIGGLAYGPESPESVKLTIDTYFSPLLLNQPAEAINTLRVRLNRATRGNNLAKSAIETALLDLMGKRLNQPLHQLLGGAVHQHIPVLWTLASGDTQTDIDEARRLLADQRHCDFKLKIGSRALMDDVRHVAAIKAAVGDSASVRVDVNQAWDESTAARGMAELQAAGIDLVEQPTPMKEHAALVRLSQQFHLPILADEAVADATDMFTLASAGFAGAVALKIAKAGGPLQALKVANVASAAGIGLYGGTLLEGTIGTVAALHAWSTLDTLHWGTEMFGPLLLKDDIVETPLNFHNNGVTLPAGPGLGVTLNEDKLAEYRRKSSLAPHA
- the catC gene encoding muconolactone Delta-isomerase, coding for MLFKVEMKVNLPHDMPAEVAAEIKAREKAYAQELQTRGKWRHLWRVAGSYANVSIFDVADNAELQELISNLPLFPYMDIQVAPLCRHPSSIHSDDR
- the catA gene encoding catechol 1,2-dioxygenase encodes the protein MSVKTMHTPEVKELLEKVAGLNQAGGNERVKTIVHRVMHDVFQIIEDLDITPEEFWNAVYYINDLGKNGEAALLAPGLGMDKYLDIRMDAADEQAGLAGGTPRTIEGPLYVAGAPESEGFARMDDGTQDGETMILTGVVTDQDGQPLPDTLVEIWHADLKGGYSYFDKSQSEYNLRRSIRTDANGRYTAQSIIPSGYGCPPEGSTQALLNQLGRHGRRPAHIHFFVSQPGYKHLTTQINLAGDEYTYDDFAFATREELVCDAVRIEDSAAAEQYGLNRPFTKVEFNIQLVASDKPEHQQRHERKRALEDDIA
- a CDS encoding Rieske 2Fe-2S domain-containing protein; amino-acid sequence: MTRQLDRLEQKIRGAVEADPQTGHYRCDRGIFTDQELFDLEMKHIFEGNWVYLAHESQVENPGDYYTTTVGRQPVVITRTKDGELRALLNTCSHRGATLCRKKRGNKASFTCPFHGWTFKNDGKLLKARDQKKGGYPESFSTDGSHDLKQLPKFESYRGFLFGSLSADVQPLQEYLGETTKIIDNMVDQAQDGIEILRGSSTYTYEGNWKLTAENGADGYHVGTVHWNYLSTMGQRNYDKGGTEAVDAKSWSNEGGFYSFDNGHMMLWTRLTNPQVRPVFNHLERLQNELGEARADAIVNTTKNLCLYPNVYLMDQFSTQIRVLRPISVNKTEITIYCWAPKNEPAADRAKRLRQYEDFFNVSGMGTPDDLEEFRACQNGYQASGLKWNDMSRGAAHWIEGPDAGAERIGLQPILSGARPEDEGLYVTHHQHWVKEMLQAVQTERARLISIQEQETCA
- the pcaF gene encoding 3-oxoadipyl-CoA thiolase translates to MKPVYLCHPRRTAIGRFGGTLAAVRPDDLAARVFEAVLAQAPDLDPAAIDEVIMGCANQAGEDNRNVARMSSLLAGLPVSVPGTTINRLCGSGMDAVGTAVRAVKAGEMDLVLAGGVESMSRAPYVMGKADTAFSRNQGIEDTTIGWRFINPLMKAQYGVDSMPETAENVAEQFNISREDQDAFAARSQEKAAESQRNGRFAEEIVPVEIPRRKQEPLIFADDEHLRPGTTVEKLARLPTPFREGGSVTAGNASGVNDGAAAMLIASEDAVQRHGLKPMAKVLGMATAGVEPRIMGAGPIPAVQKLLAQHNLTMDDIDLFEFNEAFAAQALACMRELGLKDDDARVNPNGGAIALGHPLGMSGARLLQTAAHELHRQNKRLALCTMCVGVGQGIATLIERV